A genomic region of Actinomycetota bacterium contains the following coding sequences:
- a CDS encoding phosphonate ABC transporter ATP-binding protein produces the protein MSIQVESLTKTFPGGAVALNDLSLSVDKGETVAIIGPSGAGKTTLFRALTRSIHIDKGAIALNGLDLYSLPYARLKKVRGTIGVIYQQHNLVRELSVATNVVAGLLGRLSTPAVLRLLLFGPTPFSYQKAAMYLDEVGIQNKLRMRAGNLSGGEQQRVAVARLLMQDPDIILADEPIASVDPISAERIMDALIAMAAMRGKTLICNIHNIDIARRYFTRVIAMRRGQLVFDGSPREFSAELLASIYEGNEDDMLKGWYVNDHGKSAASINSAREPSMEQDNDRHSCVRKERGGPCG, from the coding sequence ATGAGTATCCAAGTCGAGAGCCTTACAAAAACATTTCCGGGCGGCGCTGTCGCCCTTAACGACCTGTCGTTATCGGTCGACAAGGGCGAAACCGTCGCGATTATAGGGCCAAGCGGAGCGGGTAAGACGACGCTGTTTCGAGCGCTTACCCGCTCTATTCATATCGACAAAGGCGCTATCGCTCTCAATGGCCTTGATTTGTATTCGCTGCCATATGCGCGACTCAAGAAAGTCCGCGGTACGATTGGCGTCATTTACCAGCAGCACAACCTGGTGAGGGAGCTTTCGGTCGCGACAAATGTGGTTGCCGGGCTTCTAGGCCGGCTTTCAACGCCGGCGGTATTGCGTCTACTCCTATTTGGCCCAACACCATTTTCGTACCAGAAAGCCGCTATGTACCTTGATGAAGTGGGAATTCAGAATAAGCTCCGTATGCGCGCCGGAAACTTAAGCGGTGGTGAGCAGCAGAGAGTGGCGGTCGCACGTTTGCTAATGCAAGACCCGGACATCATCCTCGCTGACGAGCCGATCGCTTCTGTTGATCCTATCTCGGCGGAGCGCATCATGGATGCGCTAATAGCGATGGCGGCTATGCGCGGTAAAACCCTGATCTGCAATATCCACAACATCGACATCGCTCGCAGGTATTTCACGCGCGTTATCGCCATGCGACGCGGACAACTTGTGTTTGATGGTTCGCCCAGGGAATTCAGTGCCGAGTTGCTTGCTTCGATTTACGAGGGGAACGAAGACGATATGCTTAAAGGCTGGTACGTTAACGACCACGGCAAGAGTGCGGCGAGCATCAATTCCGCCCGCGAGCCCTCGATGGAACAGGACAACGACAGGCATTCATGTGTCCGAAAGGAGCGAGGGGGGCCGTGCGGGTAA
- the phnD gene encoding phosphate/phosphite/phosphonate ABC transporter substrate-binding protein, producing the protein MGKLLKVVMAVTVAFVVLLAAGCGAQGPKETVSANNLPEAKESKYYKPETLRVGLIPNISPEKQLAKYEPLEKYLEEKLGMPVELFVATNYTGVVQAMVAEKLDLAYFGALTYAQALQQTELEPIVTEIDKETGTTKYYSEIIARTDSGVNTLDDLKGKTFAFGDPSSTSGSLYPRMMLVEAGYDWKEKFAPLSLAIFSGGHDATAQAVLNGTVDAGGVEGRILRKLIKDGKVDGGKLKTIAKQEVEGYPWCVPSNLDPELKKKLVEIFVTIDDPELLDLLRAERYVEINADAYKEALDKGIELGLISPKV; encoded by the coding sequence GTGGGTAAGTTGTTAAAGGTAGTCATGGCCGTGACGGTTGCGTTTGTAGTGCTTCTCGCCGCGGGCTGCGGTGCGCAGGGGCCAAAGGAGACGGTGAGCGCTAACAATCTGCCTGAAGCGAAAGAATCAAAGTACTACAAGCCGGAGACCCTGCGCGTAGGCTTGATCCCGAACATTTCTCCCGAGAAGCAACTGGCAAAGTACGAGCCGCTCGAAAAATATTTGGAAGAAAAACTGGGGATGCCGGTGGAGCTGTTTGTGGCTACCAACTATACAGGAGTTGTTCAGGCGATGGTTGCCGAAAAGCTTGACCTGGCCTATTTTGGTGCGCTTACATATGCTCAGGCATTGCAGCAGACAGAACTTGAGCCAATAGTCACGGAGATTGACAAGGAGACGGGCACGACCAAGTATTACAGCGAGATAATCGCCCGTACCGATAGCGGCGTAAACACGCTCGATGACCTCAAAGGCAAGACCTTTGCGTTTGGTGACCCTAGCTCTACATCGGGCTCGCTGTATCCGCGCATGATGCTTGTCGAGGCCGGTTATGATTGGAAAGAGAAGTTCGCGCCGCTTTCGCTTGCTATCTTCTCTGGCGGTCATGATGCAACGGCCCAGGCTGTTCTCAACGGCACCGTTGACGCGGGCGGCGTGGAGGGTCGCATCTTGAGGAAACTCATCAAAGACGGCAAGGTGGATGGCGGCAAGCTCAAAACGATAGCGAAGCAAGAAGTCGAGGGTTACCCGTGGTGTGTGCCGTCAAATCTCGACCCGGAACTCAAGAAAAAACTAGTGGAAATATTCGTAACGATAGACGACCCTGAGCTTCTCGACCTTCTTAGGGCTGAGAGATATGTCGAAATCAATGCCGACGCGTATAAGGAAGCTCTTGACAAGGGTATCGAGCTTGGCCTGATTTCGCCGAAAGTTTAA
- a CDS encoding transglycosylase SLT domain-containing protein, with protein MRLFRTLDRTKIAALIVTAFILLSPAAYASPLDSKRSELKSIDAQIKVNKSKQASAERRQADIRGQIEESSQKLVQMQTRLNALQTELNELIERTKATETKLDDTKKKLGEAETRLSDARTGLSLRRGAFDKRLVNTYKRGTENTLTILLKSEDFGDFMSRLAFLRMIAEHGGRLVLDLKQLTTDISGEVTQVRTMKKVIDEQHRRLVADKKRMDEKMASVIAQQERLETEVGKQQQLYAQIEEEQRQLAQAEDNLRSSSVKIAARIRALGGAASATSNAANIPKDLRPLAAATAEKYDIPEKLFFALITQESGWDYGAVSRSGALGLTQVMPFNVIAMGYDIESFKESPSDQLEAGARYLSRQFKTFDRWDLALAAYNAGPGAVLRYGGIPPYQETKNYVRAILASAG; from the coding sequence ATGAGACTCTTTCGCACGCTTGACCGAACAAAAATCGCGGCATTGATCGTCACGGCGTTTATACTACTCTCACCGGCGGCTTACGCATCTCCGCTCGATTCTAAGCGCTCCGAGCTAAAGAGTATCGACGCGCAAATCAAGGTGAATAAGAGCAAGCAAGCGTCTGCTGAGCGACGCCAAGCGGATATCCGCGGGCAGATTGAGGAGAGCAGCCAAAAACTCGTTCAGATGCAGACGCGACTCAATGCGCTGCAGACAGAACTCAACGAGCTAATCGAGCGCACGAAGGCGACCGAGACCAAGCTAGACGATACGAAAAAGAAGCTCGGCGAAGCGGAGACCAGGCTTTCCGATGCGCGCACAGGGCTCTCGTTGCGGCGCGGAGCTTTCGACAAGCGCCTGGTAAACACATATAAACGCGGCACCGAGAACACGCTGACCATCCTTCTTAAGTCCGAAGACTTCGGCGATTTTATGTCGCGCTTGGCGTTTTTGCGCATGATAGCCGAGCACGGCGGACGGCTTGTCTTAGACCTCAAGCAGCTCACCACCGATATTTCAGGCGAGGTCACTCAAGTCAGGACTATGAAAAAGGTTATCGACGAGCAACACCGGCGCCTGGTCGCGGATAAGAAGCGGATGGACGAGAAGATGGCGAGCGTCATCGCGCAGCAGGAGCGGCTGGAGACAGAGGTAGGAAAGCAGCAGCAGCTCTATGCCCAAATCGAAGAAGAACAGCGGCAACTCGCGCAGGCCGAGGACAACCTCAGGTCCAGCTCGGTCAAGATAGCCGCGCGGATTCGCGCGCTTGGGGGAGCCGCGTCCGCCACGTCCAATGCGGCAAATATACCGAAGGATTTAAGGCCGCTCGCGGCGGCGACCGCCGAGAAATACGATATCCCGGAGAAGCTCTTCTTTGCGCTCATCACCCAGGAGTCGGGGTGGGACTATGGCGCCGTATCGCGCTCCGGCGCGCTCGGGTTGACCCAGGTGATGCCGTTTAATGTCATCGCTATGGGCTATGATATCGAAAGTTTCAAGGAATCTCCATCCGACCAGCTCGAAGCGGGCGCGAGATACTTGAGCCGGCAATTCAAGACCTTCGACCGGTGGGACTTGGCGCTCGCCGCGTACAATGCCGGCCCCGGCGCGGTTCTGCGCTACGGCGGCATCCCCCCGTATCAAGAGACGAAAAACTATGTCCGCGCCATCCTCGCGTCGGCGGGTTAG
- a CDS encoding FAD/NAD(P)-binding protein translates to MTSAVKTLVPTIATIIEAFDETPDVKTFRVRIDDEQAWENFKQRPGQVAELSVFGAGESVISITSSPTQTEYLEFSIKRCGVVTDYIHTMGAGDKLGIRGPYGNGFPVDAWKGKNLIIIGGGIGLAPVRSVLNYAIDNRDDFGHITLVYGARSPEDLVFKWEYERWGAVKDLDMNITVDCGDDKWSGKVGFVPTILKEVAPSPENAIALTCGPPIMIKFVLQDLAEMNFSPEQIVTTLEGKMQCCVGLCGRCNIGSLFICKDGPVFTLAELNGINGDF, encoded by the coding sequence ATGACTAGCGCAGTCAAAACATTAGTACCGACAATCGCCACCATCATCGAGGCGTTCGACGAGACGCCGGATGTAAAGACATTTCGGGTCAGAATAGACGACGAGCAGGCCTGGGAGAACTTCAAGCAAAGACCGGGTCAAGTCGCCGAGTTGTCGGTCTTCGGCGCGGGCGAGAGCGTTATCTCTATAACCTCGTCTCCGACGCAGACCGAGTACCTCGAGTTCTCCATCAAGCGCTGCGGCGTGGTCACCGACTACATCCACACCATGGGCGCGGGGGATAAACTCGGCATCCGCGGCCCCTACGGAAACGGTTTTCCCGTCGATGCCTGGAAGGGCAAGAACTTAATAATCATCGGCGGCGGTATCGGCCTGGCCCCGGTTCGCAGCGTTTTGAACTACGCCATCGACAACCGCGACGATTTCGGGCACATAACGCTCGTCTACGGCGCGAGAAGCCCCGAAGACCTCGTCTTCAAATGGGAGTACGAGCGCTGGGGGGCGGTCAAAGACCTCGATATGAATATCACCGTAGACTGCGGCGACGACAAATGGAGCGGCAAGGTAGGCTTCGTGCCGACCATCCTAAAAGAGGTCGCCCCATCGCCGGAGAACGCGATCGCCTTAACCTGCGGGCCGCCGATTATGATCAAGTTCGTCCTCCAAGATTTGGCCGAGATGAACTTTAGCCCCGAGCAGATAGTGACCACGCTAGAGGGCAAGATGCAGTGTTGCGTCGGCCTCTGCGGGCGCTGCAACATCGGCAGCCTCTTCATCTGCAAGGACGGCCCGGTCTTTACGCTGGCCGAGCTGAATGGCATAAATGGGGATTTTTAG
- a CDS encoding 4Fe-4S dicluster domain-containing protein, whose translation MVTKILPAGNLQAWLDSLVAAYEVYAPVEGEGASSFKKIDKGRMPAMDIRTDTPPKGLIFKQVEKILSFEVNPDGITVTPGDENGTKKVVFGIRPCDSRSFTLTDKPFFDPELPENQYMGHRNASALVTTACTSACRTCFCTSIGGAPDEKTGDVWMMDIGDKYLVESLTEKGEELIRANEGLFSDASADDEAAAKRVGEEVANSMPKLDIADAKTLDALFNDDAFWRKLTDKCLSCGACTFVCPTCYCFDVRDEGNTRKGERYRGWDSCMFYQYNRAAGGHNPREFHWKRMRQRMLHKFSYFPEKYGDIDCVGCGRCIRSCPVSYDLRDFLEGSLAATGAAPVGFEKELPSEDEKVRTCEVKPADETVKTGGV comes from the coding sequence GTGGTCACTAAGATATTACCAGCCGGCAACCTGCAAGCCTGGCTTGATTCGCTGGTCGCGGCCTACGAGGTCTACGCCCCGGTGGAGGGTGAGGGCGCCTCATCGTTTAAGAAAATCGATAAAGGGCGGATGCCCGCGATGGATATTCGCACAGACACCCCGCCGAAAGGCTTGATATTCAAGCAAGTCGAGAAAATCCTTTCGTTCGAGGTAAACCCGGACGGCATCACCGTCACACCCGGGGATGAGAACGGGACGAAAAAGGTGGTCTTCGGTATCCGCCCTTGCGACAGCAGGTCGTTTACCTTGACCGACAAACCCTTCTTCGACCCCGAGCTGCCCGAGAACCAATATATGGGGCATCGTAACGCGTCGGCGCTTGTCACAACGGCGTGTACCAGCGCTTGCCGCACGTGTTTTTGTACCTCGATAGGGGGCGCGCCCGACGAGAAGACCGGCGACGTCTGGATGATGGACATCGGTGATAAGTATCTCGTCGAGTCGCTCACCGAGAAGGGCGAGGAGCTTATCAGGGCAAACGAAGGTCTCTTCAGCGACGCGAGCGCCGACGACGAAGCGGCGGCCAAGCGCGTCGGTGAAGAGGTCGCAAACTCGATGCCGAAGCTCGATATCGCCGACGCCAAAACGCTCGACGCGCTCTTCAACGACGATGCTTTCTGGCGGAAGCTGACCGACAAGTGCTTAAGCTGCGGCGCGTGTACCTTTGTCTGCCCGACGTGCTACTGTTTCGACGTGCGCGACGAGGGCAACACCAGAAAAGGCGAGCGCTATCGTGGCTGGGATTCATGCATGTTCTACCAGTACAACCGGGCGGCCGGCGGCCACAACCCCAGGGAGTTCCACTGGAAGCGCATGCGCCAGAGAATGCTCCACAAATTCAGCTACTTCCCGGAGAAATACGGCGACATCGACTGTGTCGGTTGCGGGCGCTGCATCAGAAGCTGCCCTGTCTCCTATGACCTCCGCGACTTTTTAGAGGGCTCGCTTGCGGCTACCGGCGCCGCGCCGGTAGGCTTCGAGAAAGAGCTGCCAAGCGAAGACGAAAAAGTTCGCACATGCGAAGTAAAGCCGGCCGATGAGACCGTCAAGACGGGAGGGGTTTAG
- a CDS encoding 4Fe-4S dicluster domain-containing protein, protein MEKLEAELREKAKELLEKEEVTTVIGWGAGWNPAKASPLFARDAQDAGKLVFNPFCQNNLAVYLPRLNEKAAVITKPCDAGSVVALIAEGKIDRENVKVISIKCPGTVNPAKLEAAVGSLDDATAAYLDGDTIVVEVDGEAKRVPFAQVALDRCYLCNQENAFGDIVIDEGVTKVTGEAVSIVPEDADSAWWRDFWAKEFDRCIRCYACREACPACYCRDNCAVQALRERWTGAKLDAKEALMFHAQRAMHVAGRCTECGSCERACPVGIPLSLLHKQVGDAVRKLFDFNVGEKADARPPLEVFRKEELESGH, encoded by the coding sequence ATGGAAAAACTCGAAGCGGAGCTGCGAGAAAAAGCGAAAGAGCTTCTCGAGAAGGAAGAGGTGACCACGGTCATCGGCTGGGGCGCGGGTTGGAACCCGGCGAAAGCCTCACCGCTCTTCGCGCGCGACGCGCAAGATGCGGGCAAGCTGGTCTTTAATCCGTTTTGCCAGAATAACCTGGCGGTTTACCTTCCGAGGTTAAATGAGAAAGCGGCGGTCATAACCAAGCCGTGCGACGCGGGCTCGGTAGTCGCCCTTATCGCGGAGGGCAAGATAGATCGCGAAAACGTCAAGGTTATAAGTATTAAGTGTCCGGGGACGGTCAATCCGGCCAAGCTCGAGGCGGCTGTCGGCTCGCTGGACGACGCCACAGCGGCCTATCTCGATGGCGACACTATAGTCGTCGAGGTAGACGGCGAGGCTAAACGGGTGCCGTTCGCACAGGTCGCGCTCGATAGGTGTTACCTGTGTAACCAGGAGAACGCGTTCGGCGACATCGTCATAGACGAAGGCGTCACCAAAGTCACCGGTGAGGCGGTCTCAATCGTCCCCGAAGACGCCGATTCGGCCTGGTGGCGCGATTTCTGGGCCAAAGAGTTCGACCGTTGCATACGCTGCTACGCGTGCCGCGAGGCGTGCCCGGCCTGCTACTGCCGCGATAACTGCGCGGTCCAAGCGCTGCGCGAGCGCTGGACGGGCGCCAAACTCGACGCGAAAGAAGCACTCATGTTCCATGCCCAACGCGCCATGCACGTGGCGGGGCGCTGTACCGAGTGCGGCTCGTGCGAGCGGGCGTGCCCGGTAGGCATACCGTTGAGCCTGCTGCACAAGCAGGTCGGCGACGCGGTGCGCAAACTCTTCGATTTCAACGTGGGGGAGAAAGCGGATGCGCGTCCGCCGCTGGAAGTCTTCCGTAAGGAGGAGTTGGAAAGTGGTCACTAA
- a CDS encoding hydrogenase iron-sulfur subunit, with product MTVVDNQEFKIIGFFCNWCSYAGADLAGNLRLAYPADLRIARIPCTGRMDPLFALKALLDGADGVMVSGUHPGDCHYREGNYYARRRLALFNEILPVLGIEPERFRYTWIAASEGKELKEEVEDFIVALQKVGKFNPDVFSMLAPDTVAEIENAGEKVEA from the coding sequence ATTACAGTGGTAGATAATCAAGAGTTCAAGATTATCGGGTTTTTCTGCAACTGGTGTAGCTACGCCGGTGCGGATTTGGCGGGCAATTTACGACTCGCCTATCCGGCGGACTTGAGGATCGCAAGAATCCCTTGTACCGGCCGGATGGACCCCTTGTTCGCCCTTAAAGCTTTGCTCGACGGCGCGGACGGGGTCATGGTGTCCGGCTGACACCCGGGTGATTGCCACTATCGTGAGGGCAATTACTATGCCAGGCGGCGCCTGGCGCTGTTCAACGAAATACTACCGGTTCTCGGCATCGAGCCGGAGAGGTTCAGGTATACCTGGATCGCGGCGTCCGAGGGCAAGGAACTCAAAGAGGAAGTCGAGGACTTTATAGTCGCGCTCCAAAAAGTAGGTAAATTCAACCCAGACGTTTTCTCTATGCTCGCTCCGGATACGGTTGCCGAGATAGAGAACGCGGGAGAGAAGGTTGAGGCTTAA
- a CDS encoding CoB--CoM heterodisulfide reductase iron-sulfur subunit A family protein produces MSRVGVFICHCGTNIAGKVDVAKVSDDAIDIPGVVYSSHQKYSCSEAGQKVIIDAIKENRIDKVVIGSCSPKMHENTFRKTIEQAGLNPYMLEIANLREHVSWVTADKDSATRKAFDLVKAAVGKVSFAKPLTPGRVTVEKRALVIGGGIAGIQAALDIANMGYEVVMVEKEPSIGGRMAQLDKTFPTLDCSACILSPRMVDVAQHPKIRLLTYSEVENVNGYVGNFNVTIRKKAKFVDESTCTGCLECVTKCPLRKKIPNEFENGKAPRGAIYVPFAQAVPKVPVIDKEYCQWLLSPDPDTIEVAEGEKKPKRKCGVCAKKCEPGAIDFDMEDELINEKFGAIVLATGFNLFDQKKYGEYGAGEIPDVITGLDFERMVNSSGPTEGKIVRPSNGEKPKKVAFIQCVGSRDEAKGVPYCSRICCMYTAKQAILVREKLPDAEIYVFYMDIRAAGKGYEEFVLRAQREYGANYVRGRVSRIYEHDGHLVLKAADTILGMPLEMEADMIILATGSIAREDSVALANTIGITTDAYGFISEVHPKLKPVEVPREGVFACGAALSPRDIPDTVATAGAVAAKVGVLFSNDILMSDPMVANVDPMICVACGACVEVCPYSAITMEEFRGKKFAKVNEAMCQGCGTCSAACRPGAAQLRGQTDEQILKSIEAVLQW; encoded by the coding sequence ATGTCAAGAGTCGGTGTATTTATCTGTCATTGTGGTACGAACATCGCGGGCAAGGTAGACGTGGCGAAAGTCTCTGACGACGCTATCGATATACCCGGCGTAGTGTATTCGAGCCACCAGAAGTATTCCTGCTCTGAGGCCGGGCAAAAAGTGATAATCGACGCGATAAAGGAAAACCGCATCGACAAGGTCGTCATCGGTTCTTGCTCGCCGAAGATGCATGAGAATACTTTTAGAAAGACTATCGAACAGGCGGGTCTCAACCCGTACATGCTCGAAATCGCCAACCTGCGCGAGCATGTCTCGTGGGTGACGGCGGACAAGGACAGCGCGACGCGCAAAGCCTTCGACTTGGTAAAGGCGGCGGTCGGCAAGGTCTCCTTCGCCAAACCGCTTACGCCGGGCCGGGTCACGGTCGAGAAGCGCGCGTTGGTAATCGGGGGAGGAATAGCGGGAATTCAGGCGGCGCTCGATATAGCCAACATGGGATACGAGGTCGTCATGGTCGAGAAGGAACCGTCTATCGGCGGGCGCATGGCGCAGCTCGATAAGACCTTCCCGACGCTCGACTGCTCGGCGTGTATTCTCTCGCCGAGAATGGTCGATGTGGCGCAGCACCCGAAGATACGGTTGCTGACCTATTCGGAGGTCGAGAACGTCAACGGTTACGTCGGTAATTTTAACGTGACTATCCGAAAGAAAGCCAAGTTCGTCGATGAGAGCACCTGCACCGGATGTCTCGAGTGCGTGACCAAGTGTCCGCTCAGGAAGAAAATCCCGAACGAGTTCGAGAACGGCAAAGCGCCGCGCGGCGCTATCTATGTGCCGTTCGCGCAGGCCGTTCCAAAAGTCCCGGTCATAGACAAGGAGTATTGCCAATGGCTGCTGTCGCCGGACCCCGACACCATCGAGGTCGCGGAAGGCGAGAAGAAGCCGAAGCGCAAATGTGGCGTCTGCGCCAAGAAATGCGAGCCGGGCGCAATCGACTTCGATATGGAAGACGAACTTATCAACGAGAAGTTCGGCGCGATTGTACTCGCGACCGGCTTTAACCTCTTCGACCAGAAGAAATACGGCGAGTACGGCGCGGGCGAAATACCCGATGTCATCACCGGGCTCGACTTCGAGCGCATGGTCAACTCATCCGGCCCGACCGAAGGCAAAATCGTGAGGCCGTCAAACGGCGAGAAGCCGAAGAAAGTCGCCTTTATCCAGTGCGTCGGCTCGCGCGATGAGGCCAAGGGCGTCCCGTATTGTTCGCGCATCTGCTGCATGTACACGGCGAAGCAGGCGATTTTGGTGCGCGAAAAGTTGCCCGACGCCGAGATATACGTCTTCTACATGGACATCCGCGCGGCCGGTAAAGGTTACGAGGAGTTTGTCCTGCGCGCCCAGCGCGAATACGGCGCCAATTACGTGCGCGGTCGCGTTTCGCGCATCTACGAGCACGACGGCCACCTGGTGCTGAAGGCCGCGGACACCATTCTCGGCATGCCGCTTGAGATGGAGGCCGACATGATCATTCTAGCGACCGGCTCGATCGCCCGCGAGGACAGCGTCGCTCTCGCAAACACAATCGGCATCACCACCGATGCTTACGGCTTTATCAGCGAGGTTCATCCGAAGCTGAAACCGGTCGAGGTTCCGCGCGAAGGCGTCTTCGCCTGCGGCGCGGCGCTATCGCCGAGAGATATTCCCGACACGGTCGCGACCGCCGGTGCGGTAGCCGCCAAAGTCGGCGTGCTCTTCTCGAATGATATATTGATGAGCGACCCGATGGTCGCCAATGTCGACCCGATGATATGTGTGGCCTGCGGCGCCTGCGTCGAGGTCTGCCCGTACTCGGCGATCACGATGGAAGAGTTCAGAGGCAAGAAATTCGCCAAGGTAAACGAGGCGATGTGTCAGGGTTGCGGAACCTGTTCGGCCGCGTGCCGTCCGGGCGCCGCGCAGCTCAGAGGTCAGACCGATGAGCAGATATTAAAATCGATAGAGGCGGTATTACAGTGGTAG
- a CDS encoding CoB--CoM heterodisulfide reductase iron-sulfur subunit B family protein, translating into MRTYAYFPGCSLETSAKEYDTSTRAVFDKLGIGLKEVPDWSCCGSSQAHKVDREMAAAIAGRNLVLASEIGDIVAPCASCFMSLKEAAVELEHDSEVRDTLKEAGLEYLPGSVRVVSTVEAAHNALEKGVFEGKVTKPLKNLKVASYYGCLLVRPPKIAQFDDVENPMSMDRLMEAAGATPVKWSHKTECCGNAYIMVDKDMTLNLVRNILNAAVSAGADLVAAACPLCHMNLVMRQPLMMRKYGLKSEIPVVYFSQLLGVALNADEQDLEIDGEVMRLIDKRRQGADEAKEVG; encoded by the coding sequence ATGCGGACTTACGCTTATTTCCCAGGGTGCTCGCTTGAGACGAGCGCTAAAGAATATGATACCTCGACCCGGGCCGTCTTCGATAAACTCGGCATCGGGCTAAAAGAGGTGCCGGATTGGTCGTGCTGCGGCTCGTCGCAGGCGCACAAAGTCGACCGGGAGATGGCCGCGGCAATCGCCGGGCGCAACCTGGTCTTGGCGAGCGAAATCGGCGACATCGTCGCGCCGTGCGCCTCATGTTTTATGAGCCTCAAAGAGGCCGCCGTCGAGCTTGAGCATGACAGTGAGGTACGCGACACCCTCAAAGAGGCGGGTCTCGAGTATCTTCCGGGCAGCGTCCGCGTCGTCTCGACGGTCGAGGCCGCGCACAACGCCCTGGAGAAGGGCGTGTTCGAGGGCAAAGTAACTAAACCGCTCAAAAACCTCAAAGTGGCCTCGTACTATGGCTGCCTGCTGGTTCGCCCGCCGAAAATCGCGCAATTCGACGACGTCGAAAACCCTATGTCTATGGATAGATTGATGGAAGCGGCGGGAGCCACACCGGTCAAGTGGTCGCACAAGACCGAGTGCTGCGGCAACGCCTACATAATGGTCGACAAGGATATGACGCTCAACTTGGTTCGCAACATCCTCAACGCGGCGGTCTCCGCCGGCGCGGATCTCGTCGCGGCGGCGTGCCCGCTCTGCCACATGAACTTGGTGATGCGCCAACCGCTTATGATGCGGAAATATGGGTTGAAAAGCGAAATACCAGTCGTCTATTTCTCCCAACTTCTCGGTGTGGCGCTCAACGCCGACGAGCAGGATTTGGAGATCGACGGAGAAGTGATGAGGCTTATCGATAAACGTCGGCAAGGAGCCGACGAAGCAAAGGAAGTCGGTTAG
- a CDS encoding 4Fe-4S dicluster domain-containing protein produces MVLGAAARFKSIDADLKKEIDRLSGQKVDMCYLCGKCTAGCPVAPYQDIPPHIVLRLAQWGSSKVLESKMIWNCVACATCYTRCPNDVDVAKVCEAITQIAKREGIVADPAASALREKFVESVKSNGRVHELPLAMAMKVATKDYLGDLDVGIPMFFQGKFPLFGHQIKDLNNFQKLFNGKKAKKEGDK; encoded by the coding sequence ATGGTTTTGGGCGCGGCCGCGAGATTTAAGTCCATCGACGCGGATTTAAAGAAAGAGATTGACAGGTTGTCGGGGCAGAAAGTCGACATGTGCTACCTTTGCGGTAAGTGCACGGCAGGCTGCCCGGTCGCTCCGTACCAGGATATCCCACCGCATATCGTCTTACGTCTGGCGCAGTGGGGGAGTAGTAAGGTACTGGAGTCGAAGATGATTTGGAATTGTGTTGCTTGCGCAACGTGTTACACGCGTTGTCCAAACGACGTGGATGTAGCGAAGGTCTGTGAGGCGATAACGCAAATCGCGAAGCGCGAAGGGATCGTAGCCGACCCCGCCGCGTCCGCGCTGCGTGAGAAATTCGTCGAGTCGGTCAAGAGCAACGGACGTGTCCACGAGTTGCCTTTGGCTATGGCCATGAAGGTGGCGACCAAGGACTACCTCGGTGACCTCGACGTAGGCATCCCGATGTTTTTCCAGGGCAAGTTTCCCCTCTTCGGTCACCAGATAAAAGACCTCAACAATTTCCAGAAGCTCTTCAACGGTAAAAAAGCGAAGAAGGAAGGGGATAAGTAA